A window from Festucalex cinctus isolate MCC-2025b chromosome 4, RoL_Fcin_1.0, whole genome shotgun sequence encodes these proteins:
- the rrad gene encoding GTP-binding protein RAD: protein MTLNKSDKLRSMDKRRGSTPFPMNMTHLHRRSMPVDDRDLRAAAVVHPNGQSDELSKLLRCTSHSQNEQHRGSCASDSSDSVISTGSEADSQVHKVVLLGEHGVGKSSLARVFGGVEDAGHDCDEAGNTYDRSIVVDEEESAIILYDIWEQDNSQWLKEQCMRMGDAYIIVYSVTDKSSFEKASELRIQLRRARQSEDIPIILVGNKSDLVRSREVSVDEGSACAVVFDCKFIETSASLHHNVRDLFEGIVRQIRLRKDSKEENARRMANCRRRESISKKAKRFLGRIVARKNKKMAFRQKSKSCHDLTVL from the exons ATGACTTTGAACAAGAGCGACAAATTGCGGAGCATGGACAAGAGGAGAGGCAGCACGCCGTTCCCAATGAACATGACCCACCTGCACCGGAGAAGCATGCCGGTGGACGACCGGGACCTGCGCGCCGCCGCAGTCGTCCATCCAAACGGACAAAGCGACGAGCTGTCCAAGCTGCTGCGATGCACCTCCCACTCCCAGAACGAACAGCACCGGGGCAGCTGCGCCTCCGACTCCTCGGACTCGGTCATCTCTACCGGCAGCGAGGCCGACTCGCAGGTGCACAAGGTGGTTCTCCTCGGGGAGCACGGCGTGGGCAAGTCGAGCCTGGCGCGCGTCTTTGGCGGAGTGGAGGACGCCGGTCACGACTGCGATGAAGCAG GAAACACTTATGACAGATCTATTGTGGTGGATGAAGAGGAATCAGCCATCATCCTGTATGACATCTGGGAACAG GATAACAGCCAGTGGCTCAAGGAGCAGTGCATGAGGATGGGCGACGCCTACATCATCGTGTATTCAGTGACGGATAAATCAAGCTTCGAGAAGGCGTCAGAGCTGAGGATTCAGCTGCGCAGGGCCAGACAGTCTGAAGATATTCCCATCATCCTCGTGGGCAATAAGAGTGACCTGGTGAGGTCCAGAGAAGTGTCAGTGGACG AGGGAAGCGCTTGCGCTGTGGTGTTtgactgcaagttcattgagACGTCAGCCTCCCTTCACCACAACGTGCGGGACCTGTTTGAGGGCATCGTCAGGCAAATCCGCCTGAGGAAGGACAGCAAAGAGGAGAACGCCCGACGCATGGCCAACTGCAGGCGCAGAGAGAGTATCAGCAAGAAAGCCAAAAGATTCCTGGGCCGCATAGTCGCACGCAAGAACAAGAAGATGGCTTTTCGGCAGAAGTCCAAATCCTGCCACGACCTCACCGTTCTTTGA
- the LOC144017672 gene encoding ATP synthase F(0) complex subunit C2, mitochondrial-like, producing the protein MCSPLVRSTSTLHRSFNLLQLQRLTRRGRPVVMYACAKFVSTPSLVRAGSRGLYRPLSAAVVSDVKRAETTALLPPQGIAASHKQVALRGFQTSAVSRDVDTAAKFIGAGAATVGVAGSGAGIGTVFGSLIIGYARNPSLKQQLFSYAILGFALSEAMGLFCLMVAFLILFAM; encoded by the exons ATGTGCAGTCCTCTCGTGCGTTCGACCTCCACCCTTCACCG ATCTTTTAATCTTCTCCAGCTCCAGCGCTTGACCCGACGAGGACGTCCTGTCGTGATGTATGCCTGTGCTAAGTTCGTTTCCACGCCCTCTCTG GTCCGTGCAGGATCTCGGGGTCTGTACAGGCCACTGTCAGCGGCTGTAGTGTCAGATGTCAAGAGAGCAGAG ACTACTGCACTCCTCCCACCACAGGGAATCGCTGCTTCCCACAAGCAGGTGGCACTGCGTGGATTTCAGACCAGCGCGGTAAGCCGTGATGTTGACACCGCTGCCAAGTTCATTGGAGCTGGTGCTGCCACTGTGGGAGTGGCCGGCTCTGGAGCCGGTATTGGGACAGTGTTTGGTAGCCTCATCATTGGCTATGCCAG GAACCCTTCTCTGAAGCAACAGTTGTTCTCCTACGCCATCCTGGGTTTTGCTCTTTCTGAGGCCATGGGTCTCTTCTGTCTGATGGTGGCGTTCCTCATTCTGTTTGCCATGTAA
- the nsun3 gene encoding tRNA (cytosine(34)-C(5))-methyltransferase, mitochondrial isoform X2 — MFQFPAYLRRTLIDKSGKLTPRRLCSSVDHDVVQKRKKPKQASQVIRRNKKQRSSCQLILDHFDHQYSDELGDLWTSVRSVLLDPPSWQYGVLLNRFTVVTDIKRVLLSKGFSTLLPQKEALTLPGVLRTVLTAECQTSKESLAKCPSDNSHLQLDNSSLAPIQEAQSESGLGPPSSPLQCYIHRHPLRFPSQAHRPGQLKQYYLLNAASLLPVLALQVRDGEKVLDLCAAPGGKAFTIMQCATPAFLCCNEPDRHRRDRLTKTLESFLPRSLSGRVVVLAQDGRSFGQSEPGIYDKVLVDAPCSNDRSWLFSSAGQQVEQRLKERGRLPQLQVQLLRSALSAVRPGGIVVYSTCTMSSAENFAVVEAVLKDCPEAEPEDLWEEIALPLSSYFTFSPARREPVPNTQSLQPQFGRVSSYDRKLGILVVPQPCKTWGPMFLSRLRKRK; from the exons ATGTTTCAGTTTCCAGCGTACCTACGGAGGACATTAATAGACAAAAGTGGGAAGCTAACACCGAGACGTCTATGTTCGTCAGTTGATCACGATGTTGTTCAAAAACGCAAGAAGCCAAAACAAGCATCACAg GTAATcagaagaaataaaaaacaaagatcGTCGTGCCAACTAATTCTGGACCATTTTGACCATCAGTACAGTGACGAGCTCGGGGACTTGTGGACATCTGTGAG ATCTGTGCTGCTTGACCCTCCGTCTTGGCAGTACGGGGTATTGCTCAATCGCTTTACTGTAGTGACAGACATCAAGCGTGTCCTCTTGTCAAAAGGCTTTTCCACACTACTGCCTCAGAAAGAAGCCCTGAcattgcctggtgttttgcgcACCGTGCTCACTGCCGAATGTCAAACGTCCAAAGAGTCTCTCGCCAAGTGTCCAAGTGATAACTCCCATCTCCAGCTTGACAACAGCTCTCTTGCTCCCATTCAGGAGGCTCAATCAGAATCCGGCTTAGGTCCGCCCTCCTCGCCACTGCAGTGTTATATCCACCGCCATCCGTTGCGTTTTCCATCGCAGGCTCACAGGCCCGGCCAACTGAAGCAATACTACCTCCTCAACGCCGCCTCCTTGCTCCCAGTGCTCGCTTTGCAAGTCAGAGATGGAGAGAAGGTTTTGGATCTTTGCGCCGCTCCCGGGGGCAAAGCTTTCACTATAATGCAGTGCGCTACCCCAG CATTCCTTTGCTGTAATGAGCCCGATCGTCACAGACGCGACAGGCTGACTAAAACCTTGGAGTCTTTCCTGCCGCGCTCATTGAGCGGCAGAGTGGTCGTCTTGGCCCAGGATGGACGGTCCTTTGGGCAGAGTGAGCCGGGAATTTATGATAAA GTCCTGGTTGACGCTCCATGCTCCAATGACAGGAGCTGGCTGTTCTCGTCtgctggccagcaggtggaacaGAGGTTAAAGGAGAGAGGCAGGCTGCCGCAGCTCCAGGTCCAACTTCTACG GTCCGCGCTGTCAGCAGTGCGTCCAGGGGGCATTGTGGTCTATTCAACATGCACCATGTCCAGCGCAGAGAACTTTGCCGTGGTCGAGGCTGTGCTCAAAGACTGTCCTGAAGCTGAACCCGAGGACCTCTGGGAGGAGATTGCTCTTCCCTTATCGAGCTACTTCACATTTAGCCCTGCTCGCCGCGAACCGGTACCTAACACCCAATCTCTGCAGCCACAGTTTGGCCGCGTGTCCTCGTATGACCGCAAACTGGGCATCCTCGTAGTTCCACAGCCTTGTAAAACCTGGGGGCCAATGTTTTTGTCTCGGCTTAGGAAGAGGAAATAA
- the nsun3 gene encoding tRNA (cytosine(34)-C(5))-methyltransferase, mitochondrial isoform X1: MFQFPAYLRRTLIDKSGKLTPRRLCSSVDHDVVQKRKKPKQASQQVIRRNKKQRSSCQLILDHFDHQYSDELGDLWTSVRSVLLDPPSWQYGVLLNRFTVVTDIKRVLLSKGFSTLLPQKEALTLPGVLRTVLTAECQTSKESLAKCPSDNSHLQLDNSSLAPIQEAQSESGLGPPSSPLQCYIHRHPLRFPSQAHRPGQLKQYYLLNAASLLPVLALQVRDGEKVLDLCAAPGGKAFTIMQCATPAFLCCNEPDRHRRDRLTKTLESFLPRSLSGRVVVLAQDGRSFGQSEPGIYDKVLVDAPCSNDRSWLFSSAGQQVEQRLKERGRLPQLQVQLLRSALSAVRPGGIVVYSTCTMSSAENFAVVEAVLKDCPEAEPEDLWEEIALPLSSYFTFSPARREPVPNTQSLQPQFGRVSSYDRKLGILVVPQPCKTWGPMFLSRLRKRK, encoded by the exons ATGTTTCAGTTTCCAGCGTACCTACGGAGGACATTAATAGACAAAAGTGGGAAGCTAACACCGAGACGTCTATGTTCGTCAGTTGATCACGATGTTGTTCAAAAACGCAAGAAGCCAAAACAAGCATCACAg CAGGTAATcagaagaaataaaaaacaaagatcGTCGTGCCAACTAATTCTGGACCATTTTGACCATCAGTACAGTGACGAGCTCGGGGACTTGTGGACATCTGTGAG ATCTGTGCTGCTTGACCCTCCGTCTTGGCAGTACGGGGTATTGCTCAATCGCTTTACTGTAGTGACAGACATCAAGCGTGTCCTCTTGTCAAAAGGCTTTTCCACACTACTGCCTCAGAAAGAAGCCCTGAcattgcctggtgttttgcgcACCGTGCTCACTGCCGAATGTCAAACGTCCAAAGAGTCTCTCGCCAAGTGTCCAAGTGATAACTCCCATCTCCAGCTTGACAACAGCTCTCTTGCTCCCATTCAGGAGGCTCAATCAGAATCCGGCTTAGGTCCGCCCTCCTCGCCACTGCAGTGTTATATCCACCGCCATCCGTTGCGTTTTCCATCGCAGGCTCACAGGCCCGGCCAACTGAAGCAATACTACCTCCTCAACGCCGCCTCCTTGCTCCCAGTGCTCGCTTTGCAAGTCAGAGATGGAGAGAAGGTTTTGGATCTTTGCGCCGCTCCCGGGGGCAAAGCTTTCACTATAATGCAGTGCGCTACCCCAG CATTCCTTTGCTGTAATGAGCCCGATCGTCACAGACGCGACAGGCTGACTAAAACCTTGGAGTCTTTCCTGCCGCGCTCATTGAGCGGCAGAGTGGTCGTCTTGGCCCAGGATGGACGGTCCTTTGGGCAGAGTGAGCCGGGAATTTATGATAAA GTCCTGGTTGACGCTCCATGCTCCAATGACAGGAGCTGGCTGTTCTCGTCtgctggccagcaggtggaacaGAGGTTAAAGGAGAGAGGCAGGCTGCCGCAGCTCCAGGTCCAACTTCTACG GTCCGCGCTGTCAGCAGTGCGTCCAGGGGGCATTGTGGTCTATTCAACATGCACCATGTCCAGCGCAGAGAACTTTGCCGTGGTCGAGGCTGTGCTCAAAGACTGTCCTGAAGCTGAACCCGAGGACCTCTGGGAGGAGATTGCTCTTCCCTTATCGAGCTACTTCACATTTAGCCCTGCTCGCCGCGAACCGGTACCTAACACCCAATCTCTGCAGCCACAGTTTGGCCGCGTGTCCTCGTATGACCGCAAACTGGGCATCCTCGTAGTTCCACAGCCTTGTAAAACCTGGGGGCCAATGTTTTTGTCTCGGCTTAGGAAGAGGAAATAA
- the nsun3 gene encoding tRNA (cytosine(34)-C(5))-methyltransferase, mitochondrial isoform X3, which yields MFQFPAYLRRTLIDKSGKLTPRRLCSSVDHDVVQKRKKPKQASQQVIRRNKKQRSSCQLILDHFDHQYSDELGDLWTSVRSVLLDPPSWQYGVLLNRFTVVTDIKRVLLSKGFSTLLPQKEALTLPGVLRTVLTAECQTSKESLAKCPSDNSHLQLDNSSLAPIQEAQSESGLGPPSSPLQCYIHRHPLRFPSQAHRPGQLKQYYLLNAASLLPVLALQVRDGEKVLDLCAAPGGKAFTIMQCATPAFLCCNEPDRHRRDRLTKTLESFLPRSLSGRVVVLAQDGRSFGQSEPGIYDKVLVDAPCSNDRSWLFSSAGQQVEQRLKERGRLPQLQVQLLRSALSAVRPGGIVVYSTCTMSSAENFAVVEAVLKDCPEAEPEDLWEEIALPLSSYFTFSPARREPESARLSPWE from the exons ATGTTTCAGTTTCCAGCGTACCTACGGAGGACATTAATAGACAAAAGTGGGAAGCTAACACCGAGACGTCTATGTTCGTCAGTTGATCACGATGTTGTTCAAAAACGCAAGAAGCCAAAACAAGCATCACAg CAGGTAATcagaagaaataaaaaacaaagatcGTCGTGCCAACTAATTCTGGACCATTTTGACCATCAGTACAGTGACGAGCTCGGGGACTTGTGGACATCTGTGAG ATCTGTGCTGCTTGACCCTCCGTCTTGGCAGTACGGGGTATTGCTCAATCGCTTTACTGTAGTGACAGACATCAAGCGTGTCCTCTTGTCAAAAGGCTTTTCCACACTACTGCCTCAGAAAGAAGCCCTGAcattgcctggtgttttgcgcACCGTGCTCACTGCCGAATGTCAAACGTCCAAAGAGTCTCTCGCCAAGTGTCCAAGTGATAACTCCCATCTCCAGCTTGACAACAGCTCTCTTGCTCCCATTCAGGAGGCTCAATCAGAATCCGGCTTAGGTCCGCCCTCCTCGCCACTGCAGTGTTATATCCACCGCCATCCGTTGCGTTTTCCATCGCAGGCTCACAGGCCCGGCCAACTGAAGCAATACTACCTCCTCAACGCCGCCTCCTTGCTCCCAGTGCTCGCTTTGCAAGTCAGAGATGGAGAGAAGGTTTTGGATCTTTGCGCCGCTCCCGGGGGCAAAGCTTTCACTATAATGCAGTGCGCTACCCCAG CATTCCTTTGCTGTAATGAGCCCGATCGTCACAGACGCGACAGGCTGACTAAAACCTTGGAGTCTTTCCTGCCGCGCTCATTGAGCGGCAGAGTGGTCGTCTTGGCCCAGGATGGACGGTCCTTTGGGCAGAGTGAGCCGGGAATTTATGATAAA GTCCTGGTTGACGCTCCATGCTCCAATGACAGGAGCTGGCTGTTCTCGTCtgctggccagcaggtggaacaGAGGTTAAAGGAGAGAGGCAGGCTGCCGCAGCTCCAGGTCCAACTTCTACG GTCCGCGCTGTCAGCAGTGCGTCCAGGGGGCATTGTGGTCTATTCAACATGCACCATGTCCAGCGCAGAGAACTTTGCCGTGGTCGAGGCTGTGCTCAAAGACTGTCCTGAAGCTGAACCCGAGGACCTCTGGGAGGAGATTGCTCTTCCCTTATCGAGCTACTTCACATTTAGCCCTGCTCGCCGCGAACCG